One window of Triticum dicoccoides isolate Atlit2015 ecotype Zavitan chromosome 5A, WEW_v2.0, whole genome shotgun sequence genomic DNA carries:
- the LOC119301359 gene encoding uncharacterized protein LOC119301359, with amino-acid sequence MSEKNRDAERMNHEGGADAWGSQRPETPPWDAAEYSQLISAGPLLPLLEQYAGVGSYDQNTLRGAPWQVQSQGANTDIFTGNQPQLASMANQGPSCSTWHQPAPMYLPSTSYIGQSIKKVKLRMFN; translated from the exons ATGTCGGAAAAGAATCGAGACGCGGAAAGGATGAATCACGAAGGTGGCGCTGATgcttggggttctcaaaggccagaaacaccgccttgggatgcagcagagtatagtcaactcatctctgcagggccgttgctgccactactagaacagtatgcAGGCGTAG gttcttatgaccaaaacactctCAGGGGGGCCCCATGGCAAGTTCAGTCacaaggcgctaacactgacaTATTTACGGGCAACCAACCTCAACTAGCTAGTATGGCTAATCAAG GgccttcatgcagcacgtggcatcagccagcacccatgtacctgccatcgacgtcatacatAGGTCAGTCCATaaaaaaagtgaagttgcggatgTTCAATTAG
- the LOC119301358 gene encoding uncharacterized protein LOC119301358 — MDALVMVNKYMFRFHLVIGNSEGWLGVTLSSVGQKLVVPSLGVERALVCRAFVGHRACFGLTSSNVEQSCVFLCEKARTLLAKIPVKIVSRIITTHFYDSGEGNSEGWLGVTLSSVEQKVSLLNNNYQI; from the exons ATGGACGCGCTGGTAATGGTGAACAAATATATGTTCAG GTTTCATTTG GTGATAGGCAACTCAGAAGGATGGCTGGGCGTGACTTTGTCGAGTGTCGGGCAAAAA TTGGTCGTGCCTTCGTTGGGCGTCGAGCGTGCTTTGGTGTGTCGTGCCTTCGTTGGGCATCGAGCGTGCTTTGGTTTGACTTCGTCAAACGTCGAGCAAAGTTGCGTGTTTCTCTGCGAGAAGGCTAGAACTTTGTTAGCCAAGATTCCTGTGAAGATTGTATCCAGAATAATAACTACGCACTTTTATGATTCAGGTGAAGGCAACTCAGAAGGATGGTTGGGCGTGACTTTGTCAAGTGTCGAGCAAAAAGTAAGCTTGCTAAATAACAATTACCAAATCTAA